In the Manis javanica isolate MJ-LG chromosome 12, MJ_LKY, whole genome shotgun sequence genome, one interval contains:
- the DAW1 gene encoding dynein assembly factor with WD repeat domains 1: MKLKSLLLRYYPPGIMLEYEKSGELKTKSIDLLDLGPSTDVNALVEEIQKAEPLITASRSDQVKLLIHRLQDKLGQHSNHKFYLFKVLRAHLLPLTNVGLNKSGSCFITGSYDRTCKLWDSASGEELLTLEGHRNVVYAIAFNNPYGDKIATGSFDKTCKLWSVETGKCYHTFRGHRAEIVCLSFNPQSTLVATGSMDTTAKLWDIQRGEEVCTLTGHSAEIISLSFNTSGNRIITGSFDHTVGVWDPGTGRKVYTLIGHCAEISSALFNWDCSLILTGSMDNTCMLWDASSGKSVATLTGHDDEILDCCFDYAGKLIATASADGTARVFSAATRKCIAKLEGHEGEISKISFNPQGNRLLTGSSDKTARIWDAQTGQCLQILQGHNDEIFSCAFSYQGNMIITGSKDNTCRIWR; this comes from the exons ATGAAGCTCAAGAGCCTGCTGCTCCGGTATTACCCGCCAG gaATTATGTTGGAATATGAAAAGAGTGGAGAATTAAAGACCAAATCCATAGATTTGCTTGATCTTGGTCCCAG TACTGATGTCAATGCCTTAGTAGAAGAGATACAGAAAGCAGAACCTCTGATCACAGCTTCACGATCGGACCAAGTGAAACTTTTAATACACAGATTACAAGATAAACTCGGACAGCACAGCAACCACAAATTCTATCTTTTTAAG gtTCTCAGAGCACATTTACTGCCATTGACTAATGTTGGCCTTAATAAATCGGGTTCTTG CTTTATCACAGGAAGCTATGACCGGACATGCAAACTCTGGGATAGTGCATCTGGAGAGGAGCTTCTCACCCTGGAGGGCCACAGGAATGTGGTCTATGCCATAGCGTTCAACAATCCTTATGG tgACAAAATTGCCACTGGGTCCTTCGATAAGACTTGTAAACTATGGAGTGTAGAAACTGGAAAATGTTACCATACCTTTAGGGGTCATAGAGCTGAAATA GTGTGTTTATCATTCAATCCTCAAAGCACACTGGTGGCTACTGGAAGTATGGACACAACGGCCAAACTGTGGGACATCCAGAGGGGAGAGGAAGTGTGCACTTTAACA GGACATTCAGCGGAAATCATCTCCTTGTCCTTTAACACCTCAGGAAACAGAATCATCACAGGGTCTTTTGATCACACAGTTGGAGTCTGGGATCCTGGTACTGGAAG GAAGGTGTACACCTTAATTGGGCATTGTGCTGAGATTAGCAGTGCCTTATTCAACTGGGATTGTTCTCTGATATTAACTGGGTCTATGGACAACACCTGCATG CTGTGGGATGCCTCAAGTGGAAAAAGTGTGGCAACATTAACAGGCCATGATGATGAAATACTAGACTGCTGTTTTGATTATGCTGGAAAGCTTATTGCAACTGCTTCAGCAGATG GAACAGCAAGAGTTTTCAGCGCAGCCACAAGAAAATGCATCGCCAAATTGGAAGGCCATGAAGGTGAAATTTCAAAG aTTTCTTTCAACCCCCAGGGGAATCGTCTCCTAACTGGCAGTTCTGACAAAACAGCTAGAATCTGGGACGCTCAGACTGGTCAGTGCCTGCAGATTCTTCAGGGGCACAATGACGAAATCTTCTCTTGTGCTTTCAGCTATCAAGGCAACATGATCATTACAG